Proteins found in one Macaca nemestrina isolate mMacNem1 chromosome 4, mMacNem.hap1, whole genome shotgun sequence genomic segment:
- the LOC105472530 gene encoding keratin-associated protein 12-3: MCQTSCSPGCQPTCCIPSPCQASCYMPVSCQSSVCVPVSCTRIVCVAPSCQPSVCVPVSCRPIIYVTPSCQSSGCCQPPCTTILCRPISCSAPSCC; the protein is encoded by the coding sequence ATGTGCCAAACCAGCTGCTCCCCAGGCTGCCAGCCAACCTGCTGCATACCCAGCCCCTGCCAGGCATCCTGCTACATGCCCGTGAGCTGCCAGTCCTCCGTGTGCGTGCCCGTGAGCTGCACGCGCATTGTGTGTGTGGCTCCCTCCTGCCAgccctctgtgtgtgtgcctgtgagctGCAGGCCTATCATATATGTGACTCCCTCCTGCCAATCTTCTGGGTGTTGCCAGCCTCCCTGCACCACCATCCTCTGCAGACCCATCTCCTGCAGCGCCCCTTCCTGCTGCTGA
- the LOC105472531 gene encoding keratin-associated protein 12-1-like, translated as MPGSRYKGCPGRPSPDITVFCLDLIQPHTTMCHTSCSSGCQPTCCVSSPCQASCCVPVGCQSSVCVPVSFKPAVCVPVSCQSSVCVPVSCRPIVCVAPSCQSSLCVPVSCRPVVYAALSCQSSGCCQPSCASVLCRPISCSIPACC; from the coding sequence ATGCCTGGGTCCAGGTATAAAGGCTGCCCAGGGAGGCCATCCCCAGACATCACTGTCTTCTGCCTCGACCTTATCCAGCCACATACCACCATGTGCCATACCAGCTGCTCCTCAGGCTGCCAGCCAACCTGCTGCGTGTCCAGCCCCTGCCAGGCTTCCTGCTGCGTGCCTGTGGGCTGCCAGTCCTCCGTGTGTGTGCCCGTGAGCTTCAAGCCAGCTGTGTGCGTGCCTGTGAGCTGCCAGTCTTCCGTGTGCGTGCCTGTGAGCTGCAGGCCCATCGTGTGTGTGGCCCCCTCCTGCCAGTCCTCCCTGTGCGTGCCTGTGAGCTGCAGGCCCGTTGTTTATGCGGCTCTCTCCTGTCAGTCCTCCGGGTGCTGCCAGCCCTCCTGCGCCAGCGTCCTCTGCAGACCCATCTCCTGCAGCATCCCTGCCTGCTGCTGA
- the LOC112425029 gene encoding keratin-associated protein 12-2-like gives MCHTSCSSGCQPACCVSSPCQASCCVPVGCQSSVCVPVSCKPAVCVPVSCQSSVCLPVSCQSSVCLSVSCRPVVYAAPSCQSSVCVPVSCRPVVYVAPSCQSSGCCQPSCASVLCRPISCGIPSCC, from the coding sequence atgtGCCATACCAGCTGCTCCTCAGGCTGCCAGCCAGCCTGCTGCGTGTCCAGTCCCTGCCAGGCATCCTGCTGCGTGCCTGTGGGCTGCCAGTCCTCCGTGTGTGTGCCCGTGAGCTGCAAGCCAGccgtgtgtgtgcctgtgagctGCCAGTCTTCCGTGTGTCTGCCTGTGAGCTGCCAGTCCTCTGTGTGCTTGTCTGTGAGTTGCAGGCCCGTTGTGTATGCGGCCCCCTCCTGCCAGTCCTccgtgtgtgtgcctgtgagctGCAGGCCCGTCGTGTATGTGGCTCCCTCCTGCCAGTCCTCCGGGTGCTGCCAGCCCTCCTGCGCCAGCGTCCTCTGCAGACCCATCTCCTGCGGCATCCCTTCCTGCTGCTGA